A region from the Triticum aestivum cultivar Chinese Spring chromosome 3D, IWGSC CS RefSeq v2.1, whole genome shotgun sequence genome encodes:
- the LOC123078203 gene encoding transcription factor HBP-1b(c38)-like, giving the protein MAEASPRTETSTDDTDENLMLEPGNAALAVVSDSSDRSRDKNGDQKTMRRLAQNREAARKSRLRKKAYVQQLENSRLKLTQLEQELQRARQQGIFISSSADQSHSMSGNGALAFDTEYARWLEEHNRQVNELRAAVNARAGDTELRSVVEKIMSHYDDIFKQKGNAAKADVFHVLSGMWKTPAERCFLWLGGFRPSELLKLLSTQLEPLTEQQLSGICNLQQSSQQAEDALSQGMEALQQSLAETLAGSIGSSGSGSTGNVANYMGQMAMAMGKLGTLENFLRQADNLRQQTLQQMQRILTTRQSARALLVISDYSSRLRALSSLWLARPKE; this is encoded by the exons ATGGCAGAGGCCAGCCCTAGAACAGAAACGTCAACAGATGATACTGATGAAAATCTTATG CTTGAACCAGGGAATGCTGCTCTTGCTGTTGTTTCTGACTCTAGTGACAGATCCAGAGACAAAAACGGAGATCAAAAG ACAATGCGTCGGCTTGCTCAAAATCGCGAGGCTGCTAGGAAAAGTCGTTTGAGGAAAAAG GCATATGTTCAACAATTGGAGAACAGCAGGCTAAAGCTTACCCAGCTAGAGCAGGAGTTGCAACGAGCTCGTCAACAA GGCATTTTTATATCTAGTTCAGCAGACCAGTCCCATTCCATGAGTGGAAATG GGGCGTTGGCTTTTGACACAGAGTACGCACGGTGGTTGGAAGAACACAATCGACAAGTTAATGAGCTGAGAGCTGCAGTTAATGCCCGTGCAGGCGATACTGAGCTGCGTAGTGTTGTTGAGAAGATCATGTCACACTATGATGATATTTTTAAGCAAAAAGGAAATGCAGCCAAAGCAGATGTCTTTCATGTGTTATCAGGCATGTGGAAGACACCAGCTGAGAGGTGTTTCCTATGGCTTGGAGGTTTCCGACCTTCTGAGCTTTTAAAG CTTCTTTCGACCCAGCTTGAACCCCTAACTGAGCAGCAGCTGTCAGGGATATGCAACCTTCAGCAATCATCACAACAAGCTGAGGATGCTCTTTCACAAGGAATGGAGGCTCTTCAGCAGTCTTTGGCAGAAACGTTGGCTGGGTCTATCGGCTCTTCTGGATCTGGATCAACAGGAAATGTGGCAAACTACATGGGGCAAATGGCCATGGCCATGGGAAAGCTTGGAACCCTTGAAAATTTCCTTCGCCAG GCTGACAACCTGCGGCAGCAGACTCTTCAGCAGATGCAAAGGATCCTGACCACAAGGCAGTCTGCCCGTGCACTTCTTGTGATAAGTGATTACTCATCCCGGCTTCGTGCCCTAAGTTCTCTCTGGCTTGCTCGACCAAAGGAATAA